In one Halichondria panicea chromosome 4, odHalPani1.1, whole genome shotgun sequence genomic region, the following are encoded:
- the LOC135334908 gene encoding sushi, von Willebrand factor type A, EGF and pentraxin domain-containing protein 1-like: protein MATVTLFLCCLLGSVCLVNGQTLSPCPTLSPLSNGMIATTNMATYTCNTGYTISGTIDRRATTAITCISDGTWSPTPPTCTIVTCPVLTSPTNGGVSTTTSRNYLTIAAYSCDPGYFLTGSATRQCEATGQWSGVAPTCSPVDCGSLTDPSNGAVDTSSGTTFMMTATYTCVTGYNIVGSEIRTCGGSITSGPTGVWSPAAPVCEIVNCDSLDDPSNGTVGTSSGTTFRDTATYTCNPGYTLTGDMTRTCQANGNWSSSEPACEFIVLSIGGTVYTNNTALSFSLIGEGSSALTCHTELSTCCRGVDNNGNALGGWRGPDGDIPETIGDGFYVTRNVSTISLNRHGTETLAGVYCCTIPRAGGITQIFCAEVQGTTFVCVCVCCVSYIADSSSIL from the exons ATGGCTACTGTAACTCTATTTCTTTGCTGTCTGCTGGGAAGTGTTTGTCTTGTGAATGGACAGACTTTGT ctccctgTCCCACACTGAGTCCCCTGTCTAATGGAATGATCGCAACCACCAacatggccacctacacctgtaacactgggtacaccatcagtggaaccatagatagaagagcaACTACTGCAATAACTTGTATAAGTGATGGTACCTGGTCTCCAACACCTCCCACTTGTACAA TCGTCACCTGCCCTGTCCTAACCTCCCCTACCAATGGAGGTGTGTCCACCACCACTAGTCGGAACTACCTCACCATTGCTGCATACAGCTGTGACCCTGGCTACTTCCTCACTGGTAGTGCTACTAGACAATGTGAAGCTACTGGTCAGTGGTCAGGAGTGGCACCAACTTGTTCAC ctgttgactgtggttccCTGACTGACccctccaatggagcagtggacacatcctctggaaccaccttcatgatgactgctacctacacctgtgtcacTGGATACAACATTGTTGGTAGTGAGATCAGAACTTGTGGAGGAAGTATAACAAGTGGACCAACTGGAGTTTGGAGTCCAGCTGCACCAGTTTGTGAAA TTGTCAACTGTGATTCCCTGGACGACCCCTCCAATGGAACAGTGggcacatcctctggaaccacctttaGGGacactgctacctacacctgtaaccctgGATACACTCTGACTGGAGATATGACCAGAACTTGTCAAGCTAATGGAAATTGGAGCTCTAGTGAACCTGCCTGTGAAT TCATTGTCCTGTCCATTGGAGGCACTGTCTACACTAACAACACAGCTCTGTCCTTCTCCCTCATTGGAGAGGGCTCCTCTGCCctcacctgtcacactgaGCTATCCACCTGCTGCAGAGGAGTGGACAATAACGGCAATGCTCTCGGAGGGTGGAGAGGACCAGATGGGGACATTCCTGAAACAATAGGTGATGGATTCTACGTCACTAGAAATGTCAGCACTATTAGCCTGAATCGCCATGGCACTGAAACGTTGGCTGGTGTCTACTGCTGCACTATCCCCAGAGCTGGTGGTATCACTCAAATATTCTGTGCAGAGGTGCAAGGTACAAcattcgtgtgtgtgtgtgtgtgttgtgtatctTATATAGCTGATTCATCTTCTATTCTATAG
- the LOC135334911 gene encoding uncharacterized protein LOC135334911 yields MIEEVGTFSSPVVDVKKEGHVWNPYPYYGAAQAWPRGFPLDRIVPLERKLSTQQVKCLPIVQQYMANRDPDVDAIYRLSHSLPMDYISDKKRMVLPHGVFCPYNAQATMHLHKAFLSMLLPKTVSGRVSDIWRSYISEYVMSYIPDVCMMFAPPAVRHERNSHDYMRDFYSELPLYMMASQLVETLATHPPQLAPLQEVLRNTYLMLYEMGVLEEDDVKYVVAWINDLNKIGYEFPSL; encoded by the coding sequence ATGATTGAGGAAGTCGGCACTTTCTCATCTCCAGTAGTGGATGTGAAGAAGGAGGGGCATGTTTGGAATCCCTACCCTTACTATGGTGCTGCTCAGGCCTGGCCTCGAGGGTTTCCACTCGATCGAATCGTACCATTAGAGAGAAAACTATCAACTCAACAAGTCAAGTGCCTACCTATTGTTCAACAGTACATGGCCAATCGTGATCCTGACGTCGATGCTATCTACCGTCTCTCACACTCCCTACCCATGGACTATATCAGTGACAAGAAGCGAATGGTCCTACCTCATGGTGTGTTCTGCCCTTATAATGCACAGGCTACAATGCATCTGCACAAAGCTTTCTTGTCGATGCTCCTCCCCAAAACTGTTAGTGGTCGCGTCTCGGACATTTGGCGATCGTACATCTCCGAGTATGTCATGTCCTACATTCCTGACGTGTGTATGATGTTTGCCCCACCAGCTGTTCGTCACGAGCGCAACTCTCACGACTATATGAGGGACTTCTACAGTGAGCTGCCTCTCTACATGATGGCCTCTCAGCTTGTGGAGACGTTGGCTACTCACCCCCCACAGTTGGCTCCTCTGCAGGAGGTCCTACGAAACACCTACCTCATGCTGTACGAGATGGGAGTTCTGGAGGAAGATGATGTCAAGTATGTCGTTGCTTGGATTAATGACCTGAACAAAATTGGTTATGAATTTCCATCGCTTTAA